A region from the Thalassophryne amazonica chromosome 2, fThaAma1.1, whole genome shotgun sequence genome encodes:
- the LOC117531911 gene encoding uncharacterized protein LOC117531911 isoform X2 has product MPEDSLQKWERDHFAPAEVDFMQCRFCKFTSSSQETLLKHFRLHHGQGAHWPCIHTDCVCVFKTSGALRSHLSRSHSVVKIHKNSTFQCELCDFKEICSEKTFWNHLGHHLKNQETVQCPFLRCTFKTNIRPTFSSHRSRNHKNCTLAYNIVRPHEVEEIVEDVDSEILEHKLASLFLCMQTVLHVSRAATQKIVEDLRNLLSFSNIHTLRSVKEILSKHETEVNDCVLQEISNAIVQTNPLLLTIEKGSLSTDHRRNIYFKEHFSVVEPTEYLYNTAHKNSFVYVSVTKILETLLSRADFF; this is encoded by the exons ATGCCAGAAGATTCTTTACAGAAGTGGGAGCGTGACCATTTTGCACCAGCAG AGGTGGATTTCATGCAGTGCAGATTTTGCAAATTCACAAGCTCCAGTCAAGAGACTCTTCTGAAACATTTTCGCCTTCATCACGGACAAGGTGCACATTGGCCTTGCATTCACACAGACTGTGTATGTGTATTTAAAACATCTGGAGCATTACGATCACATCTTTCAAGATCACACTCAGTAGTGAAAATCCACAAAAATTCAACATTTCAGTGCGAATTGTGTGATTTTAAGGAGATTTGCAGTGAAAAGACTTTTTGGAACCATCTTGGACATCATTTAAAGAACCAAGAAACTGTACAATGTCCCTTTCTAAGGTGtacctttaaaacaaacattcgcCCAACCTTCAGTTCTCACAGAAGTCGAAACCATAAAAATTGTACACTAGCTTATAATATTGTGAGACCACATGAGGTTGAAGAGATTGTAGAAGATGTGGATAGTGAGATACTTGAACACAAATTggcttctctctttctgtgtatgCAAACAGTGTTGCATGTTTCTCGAGCTGCAACACAAAAGATTGTAGAGGATTTGCGTAACCTGCTGTCTTTCTCTAACATTCATACTCTCAGAAGTGTCAAAGAGATCCTTTCAAAACATGAAACTGAAGTAAATGATTGTGTTTTGCAAGAAATTTCTAATGCTATAGTTCAAACTAATCCACTCCTTTTAACAATAGAGAAGGGTTCCCTATCTACAGATCACCGAAGGAATATATATTTCAAAGAGCACTTTTCTGTTGTAGAACCCACAGAATATCTGTACAACACAGCTCATAAAAACTCTTTTGTTTATGTATCTGTCACTAAGATACTTGAGACTTTACTCAGCcgggcagattttttttaa
- the LOC117531911 gene encoding uncharacterized protein LOC117531911 isoform X1 encodes MYLSLRYLRLYSAGQIFFNQIVFNQEALSGHLKSFQDGKYYKDNKLLGQQNLCISLALYIDDFEVCNPLGTSRKLHKITAVYWVVLNLPARFRSNLSSIQLALLGKSVDVKQYGYEKFFEPLIKDIRCLEQEGIFVEVVGQFVKGTVYCVSADNLGAHGLAGFYESFTVDKFCRFCLISRDQIATTEVNDFQLRGVDQHNKFLEELRQNDNLQSINGVKRECVLGKHLLFFHPITGFPPDVLHDLFEGVIPLELSLCLKNLISKGFITFDALNNCIKSFPYKYSDKVNKPKKIPKASFEKGTVAGNGHENWTLLRLLPFIIGCKIPEQEPAWEILMDLKEIVDIVVSNRLSEEALGYLSCKLLDHRLLLTRTFPEFRLRPKHHFIDHYPHLIRCYGPLVELWTMRFEAKHSFFKKVVHDTTGKMCCSLFPQNTSR; translated from the coding sequence ATGTATCTGTCACTAAGATACTTGAGACTTTACTCAGCcgggcagattttttttaaccaaattgtATTTAATCAAGAAGCTTTATCTGGACACCTTAAGTCTTTTCAAGACGGCAAGTATTACAAGGACAATAAGCTACTGGGACAGCAAAACCTCTGTATCAGTTTGGCATTATATATTGATGATTTTGAAGTTTGTAACCCACTGGGCACGTCTAGAAAACTTCATAAGATTACTGCAGTATATTGGGTAGTTCTAAATTTACCAGCCAGATTCCGATCGAATCTCAGTTCAATTCAGCTAGCTCTCTTAGGTAAAAGTGTGGATGTCAAACAGTATGGTTATGAAAAGTTTTTTGAGCCATTGATTAAAGATATAAGGTGTCTAGAACAAGAGGGAATTTTTGTTGAAGTTGTGGGTCAGTTTGTTAAGGGCACTGTATATTGTGTAAGTGCCGATAACCTTGGTGCACACGGTCTGGCAGGCTTTtatgaaagttttactgttgACAAGTTCTGTCGCTTTTGTTTGATAAGTCGGGACCAAATTGCAACCACTGAAGTTAATGATTTCCAATTGAGGGGTGTTGATCAACACAATAAATTTCTGGAAGAGCTTAGGCAGAATGACAACCTCCAAAGTATTAATGGGGTAAAAAGGGAATGTGTACTGGGCAAACATCTACTGTTCTTTCACCCAATAACTGGATTTCCTCCAGATGTTTTGCATGACCTTTTTGAAGGAGTCATCCCTTTGGAATTGTCCTTATGTTTGAAAAATCTGATTTCAAAAGGTTTCATTACATTTGATGCattgaacaactgcataaaatcATTTCCCTATAAATATTCAGACAAAGTAAACAAGCCTAAGAAAATTCCCAAAGCAAGCTTTGAAAAAGGAACAGTTGCCGGTAATGGACATGAAAATTGGACACTGCTGCGCTTACTTCCTTTTATAATTGGATGTAAGATACCAGAACAGGAGCCAGCATGGGAGATTTTAATGGACCTCAAGGAAATTGTTGACATTGTTGTGTCAAACAGACTCTCTGAGGAAGCATTAGGTTATTTATCTTGCAAACTACTGGATCATCGCCTGTTGCTCACCCGTACCTTTCCAGAATTCAGACTGAGGCCAAAACACCACTTCATCGACCACTACCCACATCTTATTCGCTGCTATGGGCCTTTAGTGGAATTGTGGACAATGAGATTCGAAGCAAAACATAGCTTCTTTAAAAAGGTGGTCCATGACACAACTGGAAAAATGTGCTGCTCACTCTTTCCTCAAAACACCAGCAGATGA